A section of the Streptomyces sp. 6-11-2 genome encodes:
- a CDS encoding winged helix DNA-binding domain-containing protein: MVTSRALNRSTLARQLLLDREPLTAADAVRRVVALQAQQPASPYLALWNRLSGFDPAGLDAAVAGHRAVRSTLMRITLHMVHAEDYQAFREAMEPALRASRLGDSRFTASGLTAADADALIPGLLEYTGRPRSAAEVRGRLEELLGTPVEPVTWRMLRQYAPLWHAPTGGPWSFGTQQSYVAAGTPPELADPDAAVAGLRTLIRRYLEGFGPASVADMAQFALVQRTRVRAAVQSLAAELEQLEGPDGTVLYDIPGAPRPAEDTPAPPRLMAMWDSILLAYADRGRVIPPAYRKLVTRVNGDVLPTLLVDGYVAGVWRPVDGGIEATAFHPLPEHVWRGLATEAGSLMQFLADREDTVYRRYGHWWTKGLPADETRLLRGD, from the coding sequence ATGGTGACCTCGCGCGCCCTCAACCGCTCAACCCTCGCCCGTCAGTTGCTGCTCGACCGGGAGCCGCTCACCGCCGCCGACGCGGTGCGGCGTGTGGTCGCTCTCCAGGCACAGCAGCCCGCCTCGCCGTACCTGGCGCTGTGGAACCGGCTCAGCGGCTTCGACCCGGCCGGCCTCGACGCCGCCGTGGCCGGCCACCGGGCGGTCAGGTCGACGCTGATGCGGATCACGTTGCACATGGTCCACGCCGAGGACTACCAGGCATTCCGCGAGGCCATGGAGCCGGCACTGCGCGCCTCCCGGCTCGGCGACTCCCGTTTCACGGCGTCCGGGCTCACCGCCGCCGACGCCGACGCGCTGATCCCGGGACTGCTGGAGTACACCGGCCGGCCGCGGTCCGCCGCCGAGGTCCGGGGCCGGCTCGAGGAGTTGCTGGGCACGCCGGTGGAACCGGTGACCTGGCGGATGCTGCGGCAGTACGCGCCGCTGTGGCACGCGCCCACCGGAGGGCCCTGGTCGTTCGGCACGCAGCAGTCGTACGTCGCCGCCGGCACGCCGCCGGAGCTGGCCGACCCGGACGCCGCCGTCGCGGGTCTGCGCACTCTGATACGCCGCTACCTGGAGGGCTTCGGCCCGGCCTCGGTGGCGGACATGGCACAGTTCGCGCTGGTCCAGCGGACGAGAGTGAGGGCGGCGGTGCAGTCACTCGCCGCCGAACTGGAGCAACTGGAAGGCCCGGACGGCACGGTGCTGTACGACATCCCCGGCGCGCCGCGGCCGGCCGAGGACACCCCGGCCCCGCCCAGACTGATGGCGATGTGGGACAGCATCCTGCTGGCCTACGCCGATCGCGGCCGCGTCATCCCACCCGCGTACCGCAAGCTTGTGACGCGTGTCAACGGCGACGTGCTGCCCACCCTCCTCGTCGACGGCTACGTCGCCGGCGTCTGGCGTCCCGTCGACGGGGGAATCGAGGCCACCGCCTTCCACCCGCTTCCGGAGCACGTCTGGCGGGGACTGGCCACGGAGGCCGGCTCGCTCATGCAGTTCCTCGCCGACCGCGAGGACACGGTCTACCGGCGCTATGGCCATTGGTGGACGAAGGGGCTGCCGGCCGACGAGACACGCCTGCTGCGCGGCGACTGA
- a CDS encoding P1 family peptidase, producing MEPMAHVQSAQGTRPRARDLGIVVGRGGTGPLNAITDVPGVRVGHTTVRRPPDVHSGVTAVVPDAVGPQSPLPAGVFTGNGYGKLIGTTQVTELGTLETPVLLTSTLSAFRVADALVGWMLERPGCGEVQSLNPVVGECNDGFLSDIRARPVHEEHVRTALDGAVGGPVAEGCVGAGTGTGALGFKAGIGTASRTPELGGRRFTAGVLVQANFGGTLRVLGRCVTPRSLGLTGDPAPVTETGSCMIVVATDAPVDARQLTRVARRAVFALARTGAAYSHGSGDYAIAFGTRPEAGAPVADAPVADAPVADAELGPLFEAVLDAVEEAVLNSLLAATTTTGFGGRTLPALPADRLLDALTDPAATPLSGGR from the coding sequence ATGGAACCCATGGCGCACGTCCAGTCGGCACAGGGCACCCGGCCTCGGGCCCGTGACCTCGGCATCGTCGTCGGACGGGGCGGCACCGGGCCCCTCAACGCGATCACCGATGTACCGGGAGTCCGGGTCGGGCACACCACCGTCCGGCGTCCCCCCGACGTGCACAGCGGAGTGACCGCGGTCGTGCCCGACGCGGTCGGTCCCCAGTCTCCGCTGCCCGCCGGGGTGTTCACCGGCAACGGCTACGGCAAGCTCATCGGCACCACCCAGGTCACCGAACTCGGCACGCTGGAGACTCCCGTACTGCTCACCTCCACCCTGTCGGCGTTCCGGGTCGCCGACGCCCTGGTCGGGTGGATGCTCGAACGGCCCGGATGCGGCGAGGTGCAGAGCCTCAACCCCGTGGTGGGCGAGTGCAACGACGGCTTCCTGTCCGACATCCGCGCACGGCCGGTGCACGAGGAGCACGTCCGGACCGCGCTCGACGGGGCGGTCGGCGGTCCGGTGGCCGAGGGCTGCGTCGGCGCGGGAACCGGCACCGGCGCCCTGGGGTTCAAGGCCGGGATCGGAACCGCCTCGCGCACCCCTGAACTGGGAGGCCGGCGGTTCACGGCCGGGGTCCTGGTGCAGGCGAACTTCGGCGGCACGCTGCGGGTGCTCGGCCGCTGCGTCACCCCGCGGTCCCTGGGCCTGACCGGCGACCCGGCGCCGGTCACGGAGACCGGCTCCTGCATGATCGTGGTGGCCACGGACGCGCCCGTCGACGCGCGGCAGCTCACCCGCGTCGCGCGGCGGGCCGTGTTCGCCCTGGCCCGCACGGGCGCGGCCTACAGCCACGGCAGCGGCGACTACGCCATCGCCTTCGGCACCCGACCGGAGGCGGGCGCCCCGGTGGCGGACGCCCCGGTGGCGGACGCCCCGGTGGCGGACGCCGAACTGGGGCCTCTGTTCGAAGCCGTCCTCGACGCCGTCGAGGAGGCGGTGCTCAACTCCCTGCTGGCCGCGACCACGACCACGGGCTTCGGCGGCCGCACACTGCCGGCCCTGCCCGCGGACCGGCTGCTCGACGCCCTCACGGATCCTGCGGCAACCCCACTGTCAGGCGGCCGGTAA
- a CDS encoding CdaR family transcriptional regulator, which translates to MGNPDLPLPLPLPLPELGHAVLAPLLRHDEEQGAELVTTLRSYLAHDCASAATARELRLHRNSSRYRLRLIERPTGRDPDRLADRTELWPALLALEAGPAGAPPGP; encoded by the coding sequence ATGGGCAATCCGGACCTGCCGCTGCCGCTGCCGCTGCCGCTGCCGGAGCTGGGCCACGCCGTGCTCGCGCCGCTGCTGCGGCACGACGAGGAACAGGGGGCCGAGCTGGTCACCACGCTGCGGTCGTACCTCGCCCACGACTGCGCGTCCGCCGCGACCGCCCGGGAGCTGAGGCTCCACCGCAACAGCTCGCGCTATCGGCTGCGGTTGATCGAGCGGCCCACCGGCCGTGATCCCGACCGCCTGGCCGACCGCACGGAGCTGTGGCCGGCCCTCCTGGCGCTGGAGGCCGGCCCCGCCGGCGCACCGCCGGGGCCATGA